A single Acidobacteriaceae bacterium DNA region contains:
- a CDS encoding AraC family transcriptional regulator, whose amino-acid sequence MPEKLEQNESSPIAQRLKELSGAITKALGRSPQLSTPLLGLTLYQNTAPTAPNPCTYEPSLLVIAQGRKRVDLGKQSYEFGGSTFLVTSIELPVVSRVCAASAEKPYLALFLKLDMGMVRDVLHSEEVRIPPPSVGTRGMSLGNTTVELLTPCIRMVEILATPQDVPFLGKLLQREIIYRILQSSQGDRLRSVATLADHDYRTAKAVTWLRENFKRPLNVDELATLAGMSRSTMHHHFRTLTAMSPLQFQKQLRLHAARQKMLTDELDAASAAFEVGYESPSQFNREYKRFFGKPPMRDVHALRASV is encoded by the coding sequence ATGCCTGAGAAATTGGAGCAGAACGAGAGTTCCCCCATCGCACAACGACTAAAGGAGCTGAGTGGGGCGATTACCAAAGCACTCGGTCGATCCCCCCAGTTGTCAACGCCGCTTCTCGGGCTCACGCTCTACCAAAATACTGCTCCGACTGCGCCGAATCCCTGCACCTATGAGCCGAGCCTCCTTGTCATTGCGCAAGGCAGGAAGCGCGTAGATCTGGGCAAGCAGAGCTATGAATTCGGCGGATCAACCTTCCTCGTCACATCGATCGAACTTCCAGTCGTCAGCCGCGTGTGCGCCGCAAGTGCGGAGAAGCCGTACCTGGCCTTATTTCTCAAACTTGATATGGGGATGGTTCGCGACGTTCTCCATTCTGAAGAGGTACGCATCCCTCCTCCGTCTGTTGGAACGCGCGGCATGAGTCTTGGCAATACAACGGTAGAACTGCTCACGCCATGTATACGTATGGTCGAGATTCTCGCCACTCCCCAGGACGTTCCATTCCTGGGCAAACTGCTCCAACGGGAGATTATCTACCGGATTCTGCAAAGCTCGCAGGGAGATCGACTGCGTTCGGTTGCAACGCTCGCGGACCACGACTACAGAACCGCAAAGGCCGTTACCTGGTTGCGTGAAAACTTTAAGAGGCCGCTTAACGTGGATGAGCTAGCCACATTGGCGGGGATGAGCAGATCGACCATGCATCATCACTTCCGAACTCTCACCGCAATGAGCCCTCTTCAGTTTCAGAAACAGCTTCGGCTCCATGCGGCACGGCAGAAAATGCTCACAGACGAACTCGATGCGGCGAGCGCGGCCTTTGAGGTTGGATACGAGAGCCCAAGCCAGTTCAATCGGGAGTATAAGCGTTTCTTCGGAAAGCCACCAATGCGCGATGTGCACGCATTGCGTGCGTCTGTGTGA
- a CDS encoding aldo/keto reductase produces the protein MKTRKLGALEVSELGFGCMNLATNYGPAAPIDEAIKVIREAHANGITFFDTAEVYGPYTSETIVGGAVESFRHEVKIATKFGFDLTEKGGLNSRPEHIKWMVNGCLKRLRTDYIDLFYQHRVDPSVPIEDVAGAVRELIEDGKVLHFGLSEASPNTIRKAHAVQPVAALQTEYSLMNRDPEENGLLATCEELGIGFVPWGPIGMGYLTQRLDAKTSFDPKSDLRSGFDRFQPQSIAANKPFVDRITELAKKKGATTAQLSLAWLLAKKPFIVPIPGTSKVTHLQENIKATNLELTAEDLKEIDLAVSEFKVHGGRMNEEQMKVVES, from the coding sequence ATGAAGACACGCAAACTGGGAGCGCTGGAAGTATCAGAGCTTGGGTTCGGCTGCATGAATCTGGCCACAAACTACGGCCCTGCAGCCCCCATTGACGAGGCGATCAAGGTCATCCGTGAGGCTCACGCCAACGGCATTACGTTCTTCGATACGGCTGAAGTGTACGGCCCGTACACAAGCGAAACAATTGTTGGCGGAGCGGTTGAATCGTTCCGCCACGAGGTGAAGATCGCCACGAAGTTCGGCTTTGACCTTACCGAGAAGGGCGGTCTAAACAGTCGCCCTGAGCACATCAAGTGGATGGTGAACGGATGCCTCAAGCGTCTGCGGACGGACTACATCGACCTGTTCTACCAGCATCGGGTGGATCCGAGCGTGCCGATCGAGGACGTCGCTGGTGCGGTGAGGGAGCTTATCGAGGACGGCAAGGTGTTGCACTTTGGGCTTTCGGAAGCGAGCCCGAACACCATCCGCAAGGCACACGCGGTTCAGCCCGTTGCTGCACTTCAGACAGAGTATTCGCTTATGAACCGCGACCCAGAAGAGAACGGCTTGCTCGCCACCTGTGAGGAGTTGGGAATCGGCTTCGTGCCGTGGGGACCAATAGGCATGGGCTACCTGACGCAGAGACTTGATGCGAAGACCAGTTTTGATCCGAAATCGGATCTGCGTTCTGGATTCGATCGTTTCCAGCCACAAAGCATTGCCGCGAACAAGCCATTCGTCGATCGCATTACCGAGCTGGCGAAAAAGAAAGGCGCAACGACGGCGCAGCTATCGCTCGCATGGTTGCTGGCCAAAAAGCCGTTCATCGTCCCAATCCCCGGCACGAGCAAGGTCACGCACCTTCAGGAGAACATCAAAGCAACCAACCTTGAACTGACCGCGGAAGACCTGAAAGAGATTGACCTTGCTGTGTCCGAGTTCAAGGTTCATGGCGGCCGTATGAACGAAGAACAGATGAAGGTGGTCGAGTCCTAG